The following is a genomic window from Bacillus sp. BGMRC 2118.
TACCATATACCCATTTTCTTTCAAGTAATAGATTTTCCCATTCTCCTCATGATAGCCTGTCTTCATTCGCCCATCATTAGTAAAGAAATACCATGAGTCTCCATCCTTTACCCAGCCCTGCTTTAAAGAGTAGCCATTTGGATACGTAAATTGGTAAAATTCCTTCGCAATATAAGCTATTTTACTCGCCCACGCCTCATCATCTGCATATTGGTAAAAGCTTTGGTCATACCTCATATTGTCCAATGTCGGTTGTGCATACGGTGTCATCCCTACTGTCGAGCCATCTTTAACTACATACTTCTCTCGAATATATCTAGCTCCCTCTATGATTCCAGAATCTACTGAGTCATACGCATACGCTTTTGAAGGATCATCTAGAACAGCATTAATTCCATAAAAATTAAATTTTGATTTTGCTATATCTGCTCCTCCCCAGCTAGTTTCAAGTCCAGCATGAGACAGTAAATAAATTGCATTTAATCCTGACTTATTTTGCGCTTCAATAAAGGATTGTCCCTTGTTCAACATGACAGAATCCTTGTCTGAGATTTTAGAAGCGATAAATCTATTAATTTCACCTGCTGTCACATTCGCAACACTTTGAAGAGGCGTAAAAATCGACAACTCATTGGTGACAGCGTTCTTCTTTCCAAACTCATATTTAATTACACTATAGCCTTGATTGGCATATTGTATATAATTCAGTTTAGGATGCTGATAGGATTCTCTACTATAAGCTCCCCATATCCAGCCAACTTCCCCTGCTTCTGTTTGTACTTTGTACCACTCCGTATATTCACCCTCTAGAACTCTATGTTCTAGGACATAAAGCTTTGTACCCGCTTCAAGCAATCTCCCTACCTGACTGTCTGATCCCGTTCCAGGTTGACTTCTCAGATTACGTTCAACCTTAAGTAACCATTCTTGTTCCATTAGATTTGTGCTCAAATAATCTTTATGAACCCAGCCTGTTTTTTCTCCTACTTTAATTTCGGCAGCATATTCTCTTTCTCTAACTACAGTAACCTCAT
Proteins encoded in this region:
- a CDS encoding SH3 domain-containing protein: MRVLNHRKWLWSLVMIVVAFIFVNPSEGYAAETPMKVNSAKLEVYRTFEELSDAHLHIFNEDTNPTYTRYFQLGYGDEVTVVREREYAAEIKVGEKTGWVHKDYLSTNLMEQEWLLKVERNLRSQPGTGSDSQVGRLLEAGTKLYVLEHRVLEGEYTEWYKVQTEAGEVGWIWGAYSRESYQHPKLNYIQYANQGYSVIKYEFGKKNAVTNELSIFTPLQSVANVTAGEINRFIASKISDKDSVMLNKGQSFIEAQNKSGLNAIYLLSHAGLETSWGGADIAKSKFNFYGINAVLDDPSKAYAYDSVDSGIIEGARYIREKYVVKDGSTVGMTPYAQPTLDNMRYDQSFYQYADDEAWASKIAYIAKEFYQFTYPNGYSLKQGWVKDGDSWYFFTNDGRMKTGYHEENGKIYYLKENGYMVSGLYTIDGVKYLFHGSGELAKKPGWVASGSDWYFSTEIGTPRVGWLPSGSSWYYLKQDGKMATGWVRDGSQWYYMNTSGVMQTGWVKDHKNWYFLQSNGAMKTGWMSMGKHWYFFQNSGEMITGWKQIGQAYYYFYPSGEMATNTVIDGYKISASGAWVK